The Dryobates pubescens isolate bDryPub1 unplaced genomic scaffold, bDryPub1.pri scaffold_103_arrow_ctg1, whole genome shotgun sequence genome has a window encoding:
- the DNM2 gene encoding dynamin-2 isoform X1 gives MGNRGMEELIPLVNKLQDAFSSIGQSCHLDLPQIAVVGGQSAGKSSVLENFVGRDFLPRGSGIVTRRPLILQLIFSKTEYAEFLHCKARKFTDFDEVRQEIEAETERLTGTNKGISAVPINLRVYSPHVLNLTLIDLPGITKVPVGDQPQDIEYQIREMILQFISRESSLILAVTPANMDLANSDALKMAKEVDPQGLRTIGVITKLDLMDEGTDAREVLENKLLPLRRGYVGVVNRSQKDIEGRKDIRAALAAERKFFLSHPAYRHLADRMGTPHLQRLLNQQLTNHIRETLPALRSKLQSQLLSLEKEVEEFKNFRPDDPTRKTKALLQMVQQFGVDFEKRIEGSGDQVDTLELSGGARINRIFHERFPFELVKMEFDEKDLRREISYAIKNIHGVRTGLFTPDLAFEAIVKKQVVKLKEPCLKCVDLVIQELINTVRQCTSKLGSYPRLREETERIVTTHIREREGRTKDQILLLIDIELSYINTNHEDFIGFANAQQRNTQANKKRAIPNQGEILVIRRGWLTINNISIMKGGSKEYWFVLTAESLSWYKDEEEKEKKYMLPLDNLKIRDVEKGFMSTKHIFAIFNTEQRNVYKDLRQIELACDSQEDVDSWKASFLRAGVYPEKDQTENEEGAQENTFSMDPQLERQVETIRNLVDSYVAIINKSIRDLMPKTIMHLMINNTKDFIHSELLAFLYSSADQGSLMEESAEQAQRREEMLRMYHALKEALSIIGDISTSTVTTPVPPPVDDTWLQTGPSHSPPPQRRPPATIPPPGRPPAVRGPTPGPPLLPIPAGGPALAAPPVPLRPAPQGLFGADPFAAPPQIPSRPARVPPGVPPGVPTRRPPAAPSRPTIIRPAEPSLLD, from the exons ggacttCCTGCCCAGGGGCTCTGGCATCGTCACCAGGAGGCCTCTGATCCTGCAGCTGATCTTCTCCAAGACAG AGTACGCCGAGTTCCTGCACTGCAAGGCTCGGAAGTTCACCGACTTCGATGAGGTTCGGCAGGAGATCGAGGCCGAGACCGAGCGGCTGACCGGGACCAACAAGGGCATCTCGGCCGTGCCCATCAACCTCCGGGTCTACTCCCCCCACG tgctgaaCCTGACCCTGATCGACCTCCCTGGCATCACCAAGGTGCCAGTGGGGGACCAGCCCCAGGACATTGAGTACCAGATCAGGGAGATGATCCTGCAGTTcatcagcagggagagcagcctgaTCCTGGCTGTCACCCCTGCCAACATGGACCTGGCCAACTCTGACGCCCTCAAGATGGCCAAGGAGGTTGATCCTCAAG gcctGAGGACCATCGGGGTGATCACCAAGCTGGACCTGATGGACGAAGGCACCGAcgccagggaggtgctggagaacaAACTGCTGCCCCTGCGCAGag GCTACGTCGGGGTGGTGAACCGCAGCCAGAAGGACATCGAGGGCAGGAAGGACATCCGGGCAGCCCTGGCGGCGGAGCGCAAGTTCTTCCTCTCCCACCCTGCCTACCGGCACCTGGCAGACCGCATGGGCACCCCCCACCTCCAGAGGCTGCTCAACCAg CAACTGACCAACCACATCCGGGAGACGCTGCCGGCGCTGCgcagcaagctgcagagccagctgctgtcgctggagaaggaggtggaggagttcaagaactTCCGCCCCGACGACCCCACCCGCAAGAccaaagccctgctgca gatgGTGCAGCAGTTCGGGGTGGACTTTGAGAAGCGCATTGAGGGCTCTGGGGACCAGGTGGACACCCTGGAGCTGTCGGGGGGGGCCCGCATCAACCGCATCTTCCACGAGAGGTTCCCCTTCGAGCTGGTCAAG ATGGAGTTTGATGAGAAGGACCTGAGGAGGGAGATCAGCTACGCCATCAAGAACATCCACGGCGTCAG gacagGGCTCTTCACCCCGGACCTGGCCTTCGAGGCCATCGTCAAGAAGCAGGTGGTGAAGCTGAAGGAGCCCTGCCTCAAGTGTGTGGATCTGGTGATCCAGGAGCTGATCAACACCGTCAGGCAGTGCACCTCCAAG CTGGGCTCCTACCCACGGCTGCGGGAGGAGACGGAGCGCATCGTCACCACCCACATCCGGGAGCGCGAGGGCAGGACCAAGGACCAG atcctgctgcTGATCGACATCGAACTCTCCTACATCAACACCAACCACGAGGACTTCATTGGCTTTGCCAA CGCCCAGCAGAGGAACACTCAGGCCAACAAGAAAAGAGCAATTCCCAACCAG GGGGAGATTCTG GTGATCCGCAGGGGCTGGCTGACCATCAACAACATCAGCATCATgaagggaggctccaaggagtaCTGGTTCGTGCTGACTGCTGAGTCCCTCTCCTGGTACAAGGATGAGGAG gagaaggagaagaagtaCATGCTGCCCCTGGACAACCTGAAGATCAGGGACGTGGAGAAGGGCTTCATGTCCACCAAGCACATCTTTGCCATCTTCAACACCGAGCAGAG gaacgTCTACAAGGACCTGAGGCAGATCGAGCTGGCCTGCGACTCGCAGGAGGATGTGGACAGCTGGAAGGCCTCCTTCCTGCGGGCTGGGGTCTACCCTGAGAAAGACCAA aCAGAGAATGAGGAAGGTGCCCAGGAGAACACCTTCTCCATGGACCCCCAGCTGGAGCGGCAGGTGGAGACCATCCGCAACCTGGTGGACTCCTACGTGGCCATCATCAATAAGTCCATCAGGGACCTCATGCCAAAGACCATCATGCACCTCATGATCAATAAC ACCAAGGACTTCATCCACTCGGAGCTGTTGGCCTTCCTCTACTCCTCGGCCGACCAGGGCAGCCTGATGGAGGAGTCGGCGGAGCAGGCGCAGCGCCGGGAGGAGATGCTGCGCATGTACCACGCCCTGAAGGAGGCTCTCAGCATCATCGGCGACATCAGCACCAGCACTGTCACCACCCCCGTGCCGCCCCCCGTCGACGACACCTGGCTCCAGACCGGCCCCAGCCACAG ccccccgccccAGCGCCGGCCCCCGGCCACCATCCCGCCCCCGGGCCGGCCCCCAGCCGTCCGGGGCCCGACGCCGGGGCCGCCGCTGCTGCCGATCCCCGCCGGGGGTCCCGCCCTGGCCGCGCCGCCGGTGCCGCTGCGCCCCGCGCCCCAGGGGCTCTTCGGGGCCGACCCCTTCGCGGCCCCCCCGCAGATCCCATCGCGCCCGGCCCGCGTCCCCCCCGGAGTGCCCCCCGGGGTGCCCAC CCGAAGACCCCCAGCGGCCCCCAGCCGCCCGACCATCATCCGCCCTGCCGAGCCCTCCCTGCTGGACTAA
- the DNM2 gene encoding dynamin-2 isoform X2 codes for MGNRGMEELIPLVNKLQDAFSSIGQSCHLDLPQIAVVGGQSAGKSSVLENFVGRDFLPRGSGIVTRRPLILQLIFSKTEYAEFLHCKARKFTDFDEVRQEIEAETERLTGTNKGISAVPINLRVYSPHVLNLTLIDLPGITKVPVGDQPQDIEYQIREMILQFISRESSLILAVTPANMDLANSDALKMAKEVDPQGLRTIGVITKLDLMDEGTDAREVLENKLLPLRRGYVGVVNRSQKDIEGRKDIRAALAAERKFFLSHPAYRHLADRMGTPHLQRLLNQQLTNHIRETLPALRSKLQSQLLSLEKEVEEFKNFRPDDPTRKTKALLQMVQQFGVDFEKRIEGSGDQVDTLELSGGARINRIFHERFPFELVKMEFDEKDLRREISYAIKNIHGVRTGLFTPDLAFEAIVKKQVVKLKEPCLKCVDLVIQELINTVRQCTSKLGSYPRLREETERIVTTHIREREGRTKDQILLLIDIELSYINTNHEDFIGFANAQQRNTQANKKRAIPNQVIRRGWLTINNISIMKGGSKEYWFVLTAESLSWYKDEEEKEKKYMLPLDNLKIRDVEKGFMSTKHIFAIFNTEQRNVYKDLRQIELACDSQEDVDSWKASFLRAGVYPEKDQTENEEGAQENTFSMDPQLERQVETIRNLVDSYVAIINKSIRDLMPKTIMHLMINNTKDFIHSELLAFLYSSADQGSLMEESAEQAQRREEMLRMYHALKEALSIIGDISTSTVTTPVPPPVDDTWLQTGPSHSPPPQRRPPATIPPPGRPPAVRGPTPGPPLLPIPAGGPALAAPPVPLRPAPQGLFGADPFAAPPQIPSRPARVPPGVPPGVPTRRPPAAPSRPTIIRPAEPSLLD; via the exons ggacttCCTGCCCAGGGGCTCTGGCATCGTCACCAGGAGGCCTCTGATCCTGCAGCTGATCTTCTCCAAGACAG AGTACGCCGAGTTCCTGCACTGCAAGGCTCGGAAGTTCACCGACTTCGATGAGGTTCGGCAGGAGATCGAGGCCGAGACCGAGCGGCTGACCGGGACCAACAAGGGCATCTCGGCCGTGCCCATCAACCTCCGGGTCTACTCCCCCCACG tgctgaaCCTGACCCTGATCGACCTCCCTGGCATCACCAAGGTGCCAGTGGGGGACCAGCCCCAGGACATTGAGTACCAGATCAGGGAGATGATCCTGCAGTTcatcagcagggagagcagcctgaTCCTGGCTGTCACCCCTGCCAACATGGACCTGGCCAACTCTGACGCCCTCAAGATGGCCAAGGAGGTTGATCCTCAAG gcctGAGGACCATCGGGGTGATCACCAAGCTGGACCTGATGGACGAAGGCACCGAcgccagggaggtgctggagaacaAACTGCTGCCCCTGCGCAGag GCTACGTCGGGGTGGTGAACCGCAGCCAGAAGGACATCGAGGGCAGGAAGGACATCCGGGCAGCCCTGGCGGCGGAGCGCAAGTTCTTCCTCTCCCACCCTGCCTACCGGCACCTGGCAGACCGCATGGGCACCCCCCACCTCCAGAGGCTGCTCAACCAg CAACTGACCAACCACATCCGGGAGACGCTGCCGGCGCTGCgcagcaagctgcagagccagctgctgtcgctggagaaggaggtggaggagttcaagaactTCCGCCCCGACGACCCCACCCGCAAGAccaaagccctgctgca gatgGTGCAGCAGTTCGGGGTGGACTTTGAGAAGCGCATTGAGGGCTCTGGGGACCAGGTGGACACCCTGGAGCTGTCGGGGGGGGCCCGCATCAACCGCATCTTCCACGAGAGGTTCCCCTTCGAGCTGGTCAAG ATGGAGTTTGATGAGAAGGACCTGAGGAGGGAGATCAGCTACGCCATCAAGAACATCCACGGCGTCAG gacagGGCTCTTCACCCCGGACCTGGCCTTCGAGGCCATCGTCAAGAAGCAGGTGGTGAAGCTGAAGGAGCCCTGCCTCAAGTGTGTGGATCTGGTGATCCAGGAGCTGATCAACACCGTCAGGCAGTGCACCTCCAAG CTGGGCTCCTACCCACGGCTGCGGGAGGAGACGGAGCGCATCGTCACCACCCACATCCGGGAGCGCGAGGGCAGGACCAAGGACCAG atcctgctgcTGATCGACATCGAACTCTCCTACATCAACACCAACCACGAGGACTTCATTGGCTTTGCCAA CGCCCAGCAGAGGAACACTCAGGCCAACAAGAAAAGAGCAATTCCCAACCAG GTGATCCGCAGGGGCTGGCTGACCATCAACAACATCAGCATCATgaagggaggctccaaggagtaCTGGTTCGTGCTGACTGCTGAGTCCCTCTCCTGGTACAAGGATGAGGAG gagaaggagaagaagtaCATGCTGCCCCTGGACAACCTGAAGATCAGGGACGTGGAGAAGGGCTTCATGTCCACCAAGCACATCTTTGCCATCTTCAACACCGAGCAGAG gaacgTCTACAAGGACCTGAGGCAGATCGAGCTGGCCTGCGACTCGCAGGAGGATGTGGACAGCTGGAAGGCCTCCTTCCTGCGGGCTGGGGTCTACCCTGAGAAAGACCAA aCAGAGAATGAGGAAGGTGCCCAGGAGAACACCTTCTCCATGGACCCCCAGCTGGAGCGGCAGGTGGAGACCATCCGCAACCTGGTGGACTCCTACGTGGCCATCATCAATAAGTCCATCAGGGACCTCATGCCAAAGACCATCATGCACCTCATGATCAATAAC ACCAAGGACTTCATCCACTCGGAGCTGTTGGCCTTCCTCTACTCCTCGGCCGACCAGGGCAGCCTGATGGAGGAGTCGGCGGAGCAGGCGCAGCGCCGGGAGGAGATGCTGCGCATGTACCACGCCCTGAAGGAGGCTCTCAGCATCATCGGCGACATCAGCACCAGCACTGTCACCACCCCCGTGCCGCCCCCCGTCGACGACACCTGGCTCCAGACCGGCCCCAGCCACAG ccccccgccccAGCGCCGGCCCCCGGCCACCATCCCGCCCCCGGGCCGGCCCCCAGCCGTCCGGGGCCCGACGCCGGGGCCGCCGCTGCTGCCGATCCCCGCCGGGGGTCCCGCCCTGGCCGCGCCGCCGGTGCCGCTGCGCCCCGCGCCCCAGGGGCTCTTCGGGGCCGACCCCTTCGCGGCCCCCCCGCAGATCCCATCGCGCCCGGCCCGCGTCCCCCCCGGAGTGCCCCCCGGGGTGCCCAC CCGAAGACCCCCAGCGGCCCCCAGCCGCCCGACCATCATCCGCCCTGCCGAGCCCTCCCTGCTGGACTAA